The following proteins are co-located in the Pseudobacteriovorax antillogorgiicola genome:
- a CDS encoding pentapeptide repeat-containing protein translates to MFLKIIRAGFLIGYLGIFIQACDSKGFQSRPEEQQELDTEGSIKISEPIDEGDTVSIPANISGTYLSATVTSDETGSTLAIDLLEGGTKDLVELAPGDTVQWQWNSQADIVSTEGQGSAQFFVKFVSTNGRLPEILNTIVSYQLDQPSQNRVESESITVSSLLEMGRFDSGLLLITPFNLRVEVETRHNLTPGNKFVLVRGEGTEPPEEPRLGTILNRVSLDQGPVDLGESRNFVDDPLLPDQIYTYQLWEMSPDGLSFLLGEWKTRTGSSVNETFDGMTLSEFAFFNSRFERSSFRAANLSRSNLARSDLSDTDLTAANFSYVNLRYANLTGADLNSVNLSGADLSFVTWVDGRTCAEGSIGSCL, encoded by the coding sequence ATGTTTTTAAAAATCATCCGTGCCGGATTTCTCATCGGATACCTTGGGATTTTCATTCAGGCCTGTGATTCTAAGGGCTTCCAAAGCCGTCCTGAAGAACAGCAGGAGCTTGACACTGAAGGTTCCATAAAGATAAGCGAGCCAATCGATGAAGGCGATACTGTCTCTATTCCTGCAAATATCTCAGGAACCTATCTTTCTGCGACCGTCACCTCAGATGAAACCGGGTCAACGCTGGCCATCGACCTCCTAGAGGGCGGGACAAAGGATCTTGTTGAGCTAGCGCCAGGAGACACGGTGCAATGGCAATGGAACTCACAGGCAGACATTGTCTCCACCGAAGGGCAAGGAAGCGCGCAGTTCTTTGTGAAATTTGTTAGCACCAATGGTCGCTTGCCAGAGATCTTAAATACCATCGTATCTTATCAGCTCGACCAGCCGAGCCAGAACCGTGTGGAATCTGAATCGATAACAGTATCGAGTCTTTTAGAAATGGGGCGCTTTGATAGTGGCTTGTTGCTGATCACCCCATTTAATCTCAGAGTAGAGGTTGAAACCAGGCACAATCTTACTCCGGGAAATAAGTTTGTCCTCGTTCGGGGTGAAGGCACTGAGCCGCCGGAAGAGCCCCGCCTTGGTACTATTTTGAATCGGGTGAGTTTAGACCAAGGGCCTGTAGACTTGGGAGAGAGCCGAAATTTTGTTGATGATCCTCTCCTGCCGGATCAAATATATACCTATCAGCTATGGGAAATGAGCCCTGATGGCTTGAGCTTCCTCCTTGGTGAGTGGAAAACAAGGACCGGCTCTAGTGTGAACGAGACCTTTGATGGCATGACTTTGTCAGAGTTTGCATTCTTTAACTCTCGCTTCGAACGGAGCAGTTTTCGAGCCGCCAACCTTAGCCGCTCAAATCTAGCCAGGTCGGACCTTTCCGACACGGATCTCACGGCTGCGAATTTTAGTTATGTCAACTTGAGATATGCTAACTTAACTGGAGCAGACCTAAACTCCGTAAATCTCAGTGGTGCGGACCTATCATTTGTTACTTGGGTTGATGGTCGGACCTGCGCTGAGGGATCGATCGGCTCCTGTCTCTAA
- a CDS encoding alkaline phosphatase PhoX, translating to MNDNRSSLDRRSFLSGSVSSMGVLSLGTTFTSMASANPWFETASLKSIGALQRPDSNGIRLPEGFTSRQVANSGSTVRRDDGSSTGYRWHDAPDGGAVFGVSDGGWIYTSNSETSSNGGAGALRFNGKGDLIDAYSILSGTDRNCAGGPTPWGTWLSCEETSRGQVYECDVFGRGASLRRGLGTFKHEAVAIDPAANQAYLTEDTGDGCFYRYTPSSISNGVMNLDQGLLEVAIVDGRGNVDWAEISNPNPSSRQTATRYQVRSATEFDGGEGIWYHDGDVYFTTKGDNRVWRYNIQSRTIGITYDRRSSSNPILSGVDNVTVTSDGHVLVAEDGGDMQIVVLGPYGDVYPLLQIVNESYSEITGPAITPSGDRMYFSSQRGGTRRDGATYEILGKFG from the coding sequence ATGAACGATAATCGCTCGTCTTTGGATCGTCGCAGTTTTCTGTCTGGATCAGTATCATCCATGGGCGTGTTGAGCCTTGGAACCACTTTCACTTCAATGGCATCAGCAAACCCATGGTTTGAAACTGCATCACTGAAATCCATCGGCGCATTACAACGCCCTGACAGCAATGGCATTCGCTTACCTGAAGGCTTCACATCCCGGCAAGTAGCAAACTCAGGCTCCACAGTTCGTCGGGACGATGGTTCGTCTACCGGCTACCGTTGGCACGATGCTCCGGACGGAGGCGCTGTGTTTGGAGTTTCTGATGGAGGCTGGATCTATACATCAAACTCGGAAACAAGTTCCAATGGGGGGGCGGGAGCCCTAAGGTTTAATGGCAAAGGTGATCTCATCGATGCCTACTCTATTTTGAGTGGCACCGATCGTAACTGTGCAGGCGGTCCCACTCCTTGGGGAACCTGGTTATCCTGCGAAGAAACCAGTCGCGGCCAAGTCTATGAATGCGATGTATTTGGTCGCGGCGCTAGCTTACGTCGAGGTCTTGGAACCTTTAAGCATGAAGCTGTTGCCATCGACCCTGCAGCCAACCAAGCGTACCTCACGGAAGATACCGGTGATGGTTGCTTCTATCGCTACACCCCCAGCTCCATTTCCAATGGTGTGATGAACTTGGATCAAGGGCTTCTTGAAGTTGCTATCGTCGATGGTCGCGGAAACGTCGACTGGGCCGAGATTTCAAACCCCAACCCCAGCAGTCGCCAAACGGCCACTCGCTACCAGGTACGTAGCGCTACGGAGTTTGATGGCGGAGAAGGCATCTGGTATCATGATGGTGATGTTTATTTCACCACGAAAGGTGATAATCGCGTCTGGCGCTACAACATCCAAAGCCGCACTATCGGAATCACCTACGATCGACGCAGCTCTTCAAACCCCATCCTAAGTGGTGTAGACAATGTTACCGTAACCAGCGATGGTCATGTTCTTGTTGCAGAAGATGGCGGCGATATGCAGATCGTGGTCCTCGGGCCTTATGGAGATGTCTATCCACTTCTGCAAATAGTTAATGAGAGTTATTCTGAAATTACCGGCCCGGCAATCACCCCAAGTGGTGATCGGATGTACTTTAGTTCTCAGCGTGGTGGCACACGACGGGATGGAGCTACCTACGAAATTCTAGGCAAGTTTGGCTAG
- a CDS encoding flagellar motor protein MotB, whose translation MKPIVRGKQKERKVSEGTWFISYGDMITLLLGFFVLFFSIEPPKKGNTLLAESLLATMEELDKELPTQATKDVGDTVLSSAEAEEESLLAAAVMKAEGQDLVSSEGEQAMEQRGGAQEIPQHEADPIKDEPSLGEHLMEILNKVIPIKHEGQGQFAAKKPPQQKRVSNESLQSLQGQSLKEKGTPTGSEPVATDDSGHRKNIIKLQALQAEAFKMDDRIFIMFPTISFFGSASTKLTKEGFEAIEKFAGVYLPFAGKTRLNIVGFADQRPVMAAKYHFRDNLELSVLRAVSAQRVLAKVGIPTQRVRLMGHGINEKLLKGEDPQSREERLALARKIMFIIEPVQNL comes from the coding sequence ATGAAACCGATCGTTCGTGGCAAACAAAAAGAGCGCAAAGTTAGTGAGGGCACATGGTTTATTAGCTATGGTGACATGATCACGCTACTACTGGGCTTCTTCGTACTATTTTTTAGTATTGAACCACCTAAAAAGGGAAATACCTTACTCGCTGAATCTCTGCTAGCGACAATGGAAGAGCTTGATAAGGAGCTTCCAACCCAGGCGACGAAAGATGTTGGGGATACTGTTTTAAGCTCTGCGGAGGCGGAGGAAGAGTCTCTTCTTGCCGCAGCTGTGATGAAGGCGGAGGGGCAGGACTTGGTTTCTTCTGAAGGTGAGCAAGCCATGGAACAACGAGGAGGTGCGCAGGAGATTCCCCAGCACGAGGCTGATCCTATTAAGGATGAACCTTCTCTAGGTGAGCATCTGATGGAGATCCTCAATAAAGTTATTCCTATTAAACACGAGGGGCAGGGGCAGTTTGCTGCCAAGAAGCCGCCTCAACAGAAGCGTGTCAGTAACGAATCTCTGCAATCTCTTCAGGGTCAGTCACTTAAGGAAAAAGGAACTCCTACTGGCTCTGAACCCGTCGCCACTGATGATAGTGGTCATAGAAAAAATATTATCAAGCTCCAGGCTTTGCAAGCAGAAGCCTTCAAGATGGATGATCGGATTTTTATTATGTTCCCGACCATCTCATTTTTTGGTAGTGCCAGTACCAAGCTTACCAAAGAGGGGTTTGAGGCTATCGAGAAATTTGCTGGAGTATATCTCCCCTTTGCAGGCAAGACTCGGTTGAACATCGTAGGTTTTGCGGATCAGCGGCCAGTGATGGCAGCCAAGTATCACTTTCGCGACAATTTGGAACTTTCTGTTCTGCGCGCAGTGAGCGCTCAGCGAGTCCTAGCAAAAGTTGGGATACCTACCCAGCGAGTTAGACTCATGGGACACGGTATAAACGAAAAGCTGCTAAAGGGGGAAGACCCTCAGTCACGAGAGGAGCGATTAGCACTTGCTAGAAAAATCATGTTTATTATCGAACCGGTGCAAAACCTATGA
- a CDS encoding tetratricopeptide repeat protein, translating into MNHPRRKKSLSAILRTLLGYMIAILLSACTVTGSLNVTSQPVASTVTVKDPRGNIKETGQAPLNVSLSQQVFSQDDFLIVEVDLDGYEEQRFVIPKTFFASDHAINVTLAKEAKLNNELSGKTIDQCEKISKKSLTDLSKGVAIAQANLLKGDLQVASVQISNLISTFPFVSVLYDLQGNIFYLQRQFSQALASYEKSLALDQENVETAIMVKKLRQITGQATEEVGP; encoded by the coding sequence ATGAATCATCCTAGACGTAAAAAATCATTGAGTGCTATTTTGCGAACTTTGCTAGGATACATGATTGCGATCTTGCTCTCGGCCTGTACGGTGACCGGATCGTTGAACGTAACCTCGCAGCCTGTCGCTAGCACGGTGACTGTTAAAGACCCGAGGGGCAATATTAAAGAAACAGGACAGGCACCGCTCAATGTTAGTCTTAGTCAGCAAGTGTTCTCCCAAGACGACTTTCTCATCGTTGAGGTGGATTTGGATGGCTACGAAGAGCAACGGTTTGTCATTCCCAAGACATTTTTTGCCTCTGACCACGCGATCAATGTGACTCTAGCTAAGGAAGCTAAGTTAAACAACGAGCTTTCAGGTAAGACTATTGATCAATGTGAAAAGATCTCGAAAAAAAGTCTTACTGACCTTAGTAAAGGAGTCGCGATCGCGCAGGCAAACCTTTTGAAGGGTGATCTTCAGGTGGCCAGTGTCCAGATCAGCAATCTCATTTCAACCTTTCCATTCGTCAGTGTTTTATATGACTTACAAGGTAATATCTTTTATTTACAAAGGCAGTTTAGTCAAGCGTTGGCCTCTTATGAAAAGTCACTGGCTCTGGACCAGGAGAACGTAGAAACAGCAATTATGGTCAAGAAACTAAGGCAGATAACTGGCCAAGCCACTGAAGAGGTAGGACCATGA
- a CDS encoding motility protein A: MTYILGSMLAFAFLRLSLFFLDQNFAMYFDDVALTMVLGGTLAVGIISAPWQCWGYFVTSLKGVLFGLQRAERRFIEEALVFVRNPQAYRKDKPKTIADEIYLDGKELLELQFTPEDIQTILGERLHQLVNKRDMVSAFFLNLAKYPPAFGLVGTVLGLVNLMRAITEGLDPAQTGVKMALALVATLYGLLFANFIISPFAEALEKQVDKERFQGEIAMQAVLLCAEGVDLLKSQEMLNSFLPKRKRVNILDDAISEEMSA, translated from the coding sequence ATGACTTATATATTAGGGTCCATGCTAGCCTTTGCCTTTCTTCGTTTAAGCCTGTTCTTCTTAGATCAGAACTTTGCGATGTATTTCGACGATGTAGCTCTGACGATGGTACTTGGTGGAACTCTTGCTGTCGGTATTATCTCAGCCCCTTGGCAGTGCTGGGGCTACTTTGTCACCAGCCTTAAGGGAGTCCTCTTTGGGTTACAGCGAGCGGAACGACGCTTTATTGAAGAGGCATTGGTATTTGTTCGCAATCCCCAAGCCTACCGGAAAGACAAGCCGAAGACCATTGCTGATGAGATATATCTCGATGGAAAAGAGTTGCTGGAACTACAATTCACCCCTGAAGATATTCAAACCATTCTAGGAGAACGATTACACCAGCTTGTAAATAAGCGGGATATGGTCTCAGCATTCTTTTTAAACCTCGCCAAGTATCCACCAGCCTTTGGACTTGTGGGAACAGTCCTTGGCTTGGTGAACTTGATGCGTGCTATCACCGAAGGTCTTGATCCCGCTCAAACTGGCGTAAAGATGGCCCTTGCACTGGTAGCGACACTCTACGGCTTGTTGTTTGCAAACTTCATCATATCACCCTTTGCAGAAGCGCTTGAGAAACAGGTTGATAAAGAGAGGTTCCAGGGAGAAATTGCCATGCAAGCCGTGCTCTTGTGCGCAGAAGGTGTGGATCTCCTCAAGTCACAAGAGATGCTTAACTCCTTCCTACCGAAGCGTAAGCGTGTGAATATTCTCGACGATGCGATATCGGAGGAGATGAGCGCATGA
- a CDS encoding glycosyltransferase family 39 protein: MAENSDPRDGGRSVLSWLFGALALGMVAYFGAQGALQMMSLDGWGERPAAWDQAVHALDAIHFAKAFQELDIHQFFLQIHNSALWPPVVPLLQSMYLLFTDLSIASARSSVALFSILAVIMIFFAGLRLDRKWGIGIGLLSAGALMVSPAFLDYSIQVMLEVPGIALTLLTFILYSRYLDREDPKYWNQAVISATVLFFAKFNYAIMIFLPMLACEFFRKASFRKPIADAVFYLVDHIRWKHPFSIFVYCYTAFLTYVHFVGIRFELAGHIVMIEKVFGNPLYFLILTIIIRMLMFQRNELKHYWSKLWNAPDQLRPVFRYFILPAILWMSYPPFFSTFFIFLFSESTRKQSFFSSETLTFYPSSFINFYSATPLLGYLMVAGVLLTLFSWRKLPVKIKFLLGIVIFNLILVLSHPNYQERYLLTVAPFLFLTGAFGLSLLFHPLLKFWSTGAPWVARIAGFASFAILVLQVGVNRDYLQKRFYFYTIEPSFKQFAEQICHHTYKAETNAIVGLSSFLNPAAIAMTCYDVHSDTKRRQLPTTMTRNGFHGYQDGGRVVASGKIGQYFVADYTNMKFDVGRKQEAYLLPGARQALPQSNLYQYIETIEHQDSGLTLAVYRRAPEGSDKPISKDVGQEEKRL; encoded by the coding sequence ATGGCAGAAAATAGTGATCCTCGTGATGGTGGGCGTAGTGTCTTGTCTTGGCTTTTTGGAGCCCTCGCCCTGGGGATGGTGGCATACTTTGGGGCGCAGGGAGCCTTGCAGATGATGAGCCTGGACGGCTGGGGAGAGCGACCAGCTGCCTGGGACCAAGCTGTCCATGCACTAGACGCAATCCATTTCGCAAAAGCTTTTCAAGAATTGGACATCCACCAGTTTTTCCTACAGATTCATAACAGCGCTCTTTGGCCGCCCGTGGTACCCCTTTTACAGTCCATGTACCTCTTGTTCACAGACCTTAGCATTGCCAGTGCCCGCAGCTCAGTAGCACTATTCTCGATCTTGGCTGTCATCATGATTTTCTTTGCAGGCCTTCGTTTGGATCGTAAGTGGGGGATTGGTATCGGGTTACTATCTGCGGGAGCCTTGATGGTGAGCCCAGCCTTTCTCGATTACTCGATTCAAGTAATGCTTGAAGTTCCAGGTATTGCTTTGACCTTGCTTACATTTATTCTCTATAGCCGCTACCTGGATAGAGAAGATCCAAAATACTGGAATCAGGCTGTTATATCAGCAACTGTCTTGTTCTTTGCAAAGTTCAACTACGCGATCATGATCTTCTTGCCGATGTTAGCGTGTGAGTTCTTTCGCAAAGCTAGCTTTCGTAAGCCAATAGCTGATGCTGTATTCTACTTAGTCGACCACATTCGCTGGAAGCATCCGTTCTCGATTTTTGTTTACTGCTATACTGCTTTCCTTACCTACGTTCACTTTGTAGGGATTCGCTTTGAGCTTGCCGGCCATATTGTTATGATCGAGAAGGTGTTTGGCAATCCTCTGTACTTCCTCATCCTAACAATCATCATTCGGATGCTGATGTTTCAGCGTAACGAACTCAAGCACTACTGGTCAAAACTTTGGAATGCACCTGACCAACTGCGCCCGGTATTTCGCTATTTTATCTTACCGGCCATTCTATGGATGTCCTATCCACCATTCTTTTCAACGTTCTTTATCTTTCTGTTTAGTGAATCAACTCGCAAGCAGTCGTTCTTTTCAAGTGAAACCCTCACTTTTTATCCTAGCTCTTTTATAAACTTTTACAGTGCGACGCCCCTGCTAGGCTATTTGATGGTCGCTGGAGTTCTTCTGACATTGTTTAGCTGGCGCAAGCTGCCTGTGAAAATCAAGTTTTTGCTTGGCATTGTGATCTTTAATTTGATTTTGGTCTTAAGCCATCCCAACTATCAAGAGCGCTACCTACTGACAGTTGCCCCCTTCCTATTTCTTACTGGCGCCTTCGGCCTTTCTTTACTTTTCCATCCATTGCTTAAGTTTTGGTCCACAGGGGCACCTTGGGTGGCTCGTATCGCCGGCTTTGCTAGTTTTGCAATCTTAGTGCTTCAGGTTGGGGTCAATCGCGATTACCTACAGAAGCGTTTCTACTTCTATACTATCGAACCAAGCTTCAAGCAATTTGCTGAGCAGATCTGTCATCACACCTACAAAGCAGAGACAAATGCCATTGTTGGCTTAAGTAGCTTCCTCAATCCTGCGGCTATTGCCATGACCTGCTACGACGTTCACTCTGACACCAAACGTCGTCAACTTCCAACAACCATGACTCGCAATGGTTTCCATGGCTATCAAGATGGAGGGCGCGTGGTTGCCTCAGGAAAAATTGGCCAGTACTTTGTAGCCGACTATACAAACATGAAGTTCGATGTGGGGAGGAAGCAGGAGGCATACCTTCTACCGGGTGCTCGTCAGGCTTTGCCGCAATCTAACTTATACCAGTACATAGAAACAATTGAGCACCAAGATAGTGGTCTTACCCTAGCTGTTTACCGCAGGGCTCCAGAGGGATCTGATAAACCCATCTCGAAAGATGTGGGGCAGGAAGAAAAGAGACTATAA
- a CDS encoding M23 family metallopeptidase — protein MITPRRGILLYLALILGLLIFRWLMTPSFIWPLEDFVVSSKYNSFRSLWTRHKGIDLQAPAGTPVLAIGDGVVVFSGIQKGYGKLVIIQQDHYQVLYGHLKEINVAMDQDINKGDTIGFVGQTGNASSAHLHLEIRDPHNGPINPLNVLPTPLR, from the coding sequence GTGATAACACCCCGGCGAGGTATCTTACTCTACCTCGCCCTCATCCTAGGATTGCTGATTTTTCGCTGGCTGATGACACCATCATTTATCTGGCCACTGGAAGACTTTGTGGTTTCGTCAAAGTACAACAGCTTTCGTAGCCTTTGGACAAGACATAAGGGTATCGATCTTCAGGCTCCAGCAGGAACTCCTGTATTAGCCATCGGTGATGGAGTGGTCGTATTTTCCGGTATTCAAAAAGGCTACGGTAAATTAGTGATCATTCAACAGGATCATTATCAGGTATTGTATGGCCACCTAAAAGAAATCAACGTTGCAATGGATCAAGATATTAACAAAGGAGATACCATAGGGTTCGTTGGACAAACAGGGAACGCAAGCAGCGCCCATCTGCATCTAGAAATTCGGGATCCTCACAACGGCCCTATCAATCCCCTGAATGTACTCCCTACTCCACTTCGTTGA
- a CDS encoding SDR family oxidoreductase has product MAKPLMCDPSLFKKDLSKQVYIVTGANSGIGLVTAQQLAKQNGQVVFACRRTEEAEKEIAQLAAQGLPKANMRALSLDLGDLSSVRSFVKEFLSHYDQLHGLVNNAGVMNTPLSRTKDGFEMQFGINHCGHFLLSHLLLDTLKKSSPARIVNVSSCFHDKAMGKTGFIHFDDLNFEKASYNGWEAYAQSKLANLLHAKELAKRLQGTDVIAVSVHPGWVRTNLAKHSMPLWVQNIILKPIFRLMGMIEPWEGAQTTLHCLLADDIKQHNGAYFSQTGTYRNPRLNKGGWPLTSPNEHANDQGAAAKLYEETARLVGAST; this is encoded by the coding sequence ATGGCAAAACCTTTGATGTGTGACCCAAGCCTTTTTAAAAAAGACCTCAGCAAGCAAGTCTATATTGTTACTGGTGCAAACTCGGGAATTGGCCTTGTTACAGCCCAGCAGCTGGCAAAGCAAAACGGACAAGTTGTATTCGCCTGTCGGCGGACGGAAGAGGCTGAAAAAGAAATCGCCCAACTTGCTGCACAAGGCCTACCGAAGGCGAACATGCGCGCACTGAGCTTGGACTTGGGAGATCTCAGCTCCGTTCGCTCCTTTGTGAAGGAGTTTCTCAGCCACTACGATCAACTTCACGGCCTTGTGAATAACGCCGGGGTTATGAACACGCCGCTTTCCCGCACTAAAGATGGCTTCGAAATGCAATTTGGAATCAACCACTGCGGTCATTTCCTTCTAAGCCACCTGCTTCTCGACACCCTGAAAAAGTCGAGCCCCGCGCGGATCGTCAACGTATCCAGCTGCTTTCATGACAAGGCCATGGGAAAAACAGGCTTTATACATTTTGATGATCTAAATTTCGAGAAAGCCTCTTACAATGGATGGGAGGCTTATGCCCAATCCAAATTAGCAAACTTGCTCCATGCCAAAGAACTTGCCAAACGCTTGCAAGGAACAGATGTGATCGCGGTGAGCGTGCACCCTGGTTGGGTTCGAACCAACCTCGCCAAACACTCCATGCCTCTTTGGGTTCAGAATATAATTCTAAAGCCAATCTTTCGGCTGATGGGAATGATCGAGCCATGGGAAGGCGCTCAAACAACACTCCATTGCCTGCTAGCAGATGACATCAAGCAGCATAACGGCGCTTACTTTAGTCAAACCGGCACCTATCGCAACCCTCGTCTCAACAAAGGGGGTTGGCCACTGACCTCACCCAATGAGCATGCGAATGACCAGGGAGCAGCAGCCAAACTTTACGAAGAAACTGCGCGACTGGTGGGTGCTAGTACGTGA